ctgGATCAGCTGCAGAAACTGTCCAtcgtcctcagtgtctctgagctgtcctcagtgtctctgagctgtcctcagtgtctctgagctgtCCTCAGACTCGTTCACTTCACAGAAAACTGACTTCATTTGgaataaatccaaacacactggATCTGCTGAGGAAGTTTAATGATCGATGTGTGAGATCAAACTCTGCAAATGGTGAATAAGAAGTATTTGATCTTTCATCGCGGTCGAGTGGAAATCTGAACATCAGGAGAAAACTGGAATGACACAATGAGAAATGTGTCACGTTGAAAGAGCACTTGTATTAGAACTTGAGTGTTTCTGTGATCGtccctgaaaagacagagactgaacatgaacaCGGAGGTTTGTGGACTTTCAGGAGGAAAACGGCTccagtgactcttgttcagtgatttcatggatTCCATTTCATTTAGACAGTTTCTCTTTGGACACGTATATAAATAAGTagatttcacaataagaggcaaCATATAATTGGTATGTGTTATACACATAGAAGTAAAAGTATTCTGCTCATCATGGTGAGAAGttgtgtaaaaatataaaaaatctttcaaactagtaaaaagcagaaaagttgtttgatattattttagattttccCATTGGACGAGATAACTAACATTCCACTCTGGGAACATGTGCTAAGTTTGATTTCTAAAGTTATTTTCCAGTGAGGAGTTGgacactagagggcagcagtatcattattattaacagCAGTAACTGAATGTCGTACCAgacactagagggcagcaaagGACATGTTATAATCCTGACTGCAACTAACTGATGACGTTTAACTACTATGACactttataattataatgatacaataataataaactacaACAATGATATGATGATAACTATGTGAACTGTactatctttaatcaactctcctcccatctccaccataacaaccttcttgaccctcaccagtctggtttcaaggccaCTCACCTGAGACTgtcctccttgctgtctctgagcagcttcacactgctagagccgcctctctctcctctgtcctcatccttctagacctctctgctgcatttgacacagtgaaccaccagatccttattccccccccccctcaggaccTGGgagtctcaggctctgctctctccctgctctcatcctacctcaacgaccaCACTACcaggtaacttggagaggatcttagtctgaaccttgtcctctcactactggggtccctcaaggttccgtcctgggtcccctcctcttctctctcggctctgtcattcactcacatggcttttcctaccacagctacgctgatgacacccaactaatcctctctttcccccaatctgaaacacaggtagcagcaggAATCTCTGCCTGAcgtctctcagtggatgtctgcaccaCCTGAAacttaaccttgacaagactgaactacttttccttccagggaaagaacCCCCCACCCACGACCTGAGTATGACCTTTGACAGCTCCgtgttaaccccccccccccccccccccacagactgctaggaacctgggtgtgacactcgacagtcaactctccctcactgccaacattactgtaaccacatgttcctgtagattcatgctgcacaacatcaggagaacacgccaccttctcactcagaaagaggcgcaggttctggtccaggttgTGGTCCAGGTtgtggtccaggctctggtccaggttctggtccaggctctggtccaggttctggtccaggccctggtcatctctCTCCTAGACTACTGCccctccctcctggcaggtctacctgctgctgccctccgacctctgcagctcatccaggaagcagcagctccactggtctttaacctgagttcactcacacCACTCCgctccttcactggttaccagtagctgccctCATCCGTTTCCaaacactagtacttggtaccgtgctgtgaacggatcgggtccagtctacatccaggacatggtcaaacgttacaccccagcccgtccactccgctctgcttcgggcaatcggcttgttgctccctcactatgagctaaacactcaacaacatcacgACTGTTTGTTGTCCTGGCTCCTAGACGGTGGAACGAGCTCCTCATGGACATccggacagcagaaagtttacacatcttcagccgcaaactaaaaacacacctcttctgactataccttgaataacatttttaaactaacaatttagtagcacttaaatggcactttgtagtttctcttttttgatgaaattgtactttctctattctagttgttctggtttgttcctcatggttgatgcactgattgtaagtcgctttggataaaagcgtcagctcaatgaaatgtgatgtaatgtaatgtactgatATAACTCCCGTCATGTTCTGAGGCACGTTCAGTTTCCtttgtttaatctttaatctaAACATCGTAAACGAGTGAATTTAAAAGACTATGAAgatgaaatatatacatttataaatacatacacacttATACACATCCAGCTCCATCTTGTTTTCAACAGCAGACATTTGAAGCTTCAACACGAGCAGCGTGTCAGAGACTGAAGTTTCATAACGTTCCCGTCATGATCGTTTCACTGCTGAACtcagtttattattttggtTTCCTCTTTACAAACTCCCCCTCATCAGAAAACCACACGACAGCTTCAGCTGAACCAGCTTCCGCCTCCTCTGTGGGCCgcaggggctgatgggaggtTCGAGGACCCATCTGACCTCGTCCTCGTTAGAGCGCCACTTCTCCTCAGGTTCACCCGAGGAAACACCCTGCACAACATGCTTCTCCTCCCAGCGgctgctctgtgctgcctgtGTTCAGGTGAGTGTTTCCAGCCAATCAGGGGCTAACACGCTCCACCTCACCGCCACTCTCAcctccgtccatctgtctgtctacagcgctggttgccatggcagcagaGCTGACTCAGGACCAGTTGTCTTTGACCATGAGAGTTGGTGACCGGGCCTCGTTCAGCTGTGGAGGAACTGATCAGTGTGGCAGGATATTCTGGTTTCAGAAGAAAGACACAGGAACATTCAGACAGATTCTTTATATTAGAACAAGGGATGGTTATATTTATAAGGGTTTCAATCATCCTCAGAAAGACGACTTCACAGCtgagagagaacagaacagCTGGGAGTTGAAGATAAAGAAAGTTAAACCCTCTCATGCAGCCACGTACTACTGCGCCTGTTGGAAGTCTGGAACCCACAGTGAGAAATGATGTGTGCAGCCTGAACAAAAACCAGCATGAGGATCAGTGGAAGAGAGAAGTAAACCACAGCGTCACATGTCTCACCTCCATCCGACAGCTGTTCTCCACCTTTCTATTCTAAAGACTCATACGTTCAGCGACGTTTCCTCAGGTTTGCTGTCGTTCCACAGACGAACCTTTTCCATCGCCGCCCTTTAAAGGCCCAATCAGAGCAGGCGTCTCGTCTCCAACTGGTTCTTTCTGTTTGGACGGCCAGAGGAATCGGGCCTGGAACAGAACTCTGACAGTTCAACCCTCACACCAACACTTTGCTGATCCAGAAGAAAGAAGCGCTAACGTTCGGGGCTCAGGTGGAAAAGGAGAGGACAAAGAAGAACTAGAGTCACTGAGCTGTGGTCGTAGTCCTCCACCAACCAGGGCAGTTTCAGTCCCTCCAGCTGGGACATGGGACACTCACattaatatgaggtcactgggacctttgacctctggagTCTAATAATtgaatctttgagtccaagtgataaCTGGTTCAAATATGAAGAAACTCTCTGAAGACATGCTTGATGGAAACGTGTTAAAGAGGACAAACACATGTtctgtgaggccacagtgaccttgacctttgacctttgaccaccaggTTCTAATCAGGTCGtccctgagtccaagtgaaggtTTGTAGCAGATTTGAAGAAACTCCGTCAAGGTGTTTgtgagatatcgtgttcacaagactGGGACGGACAAtctgaaacaagaagaagagaaaagttaCTAAATTCATGAAATCGTGTGAAACGTGAAAATCATCAGGAGCAACAACGCTAACGTTTTATATCGTAGTAATGATGTTTCATAATGAACTCAGCGTCAGTTATAGCACATGATGACAAACGATTGGTTAATCCTGATAAGCTGCGTCTGTCATCTTATTGGTCGCTACACtttatgatgtcattttatgacatcatcatgacatcatcatgacatcgTATACCCTttacccgccaataaaccgaaccTGCTAATATTTGCTTATAATCACTAAACACAAAGACCAGCTGAGTTCTGAAAGTATTGGACAAAATCAAagtttgacctgatggtggcgctacaTGAAAAGTCCGAGGCTCATCAGAGTTAGTGCggttcatcctgaggggaacatgaatgttgTGCTGGCGTGAACATGAGAGAAACACCGTTGAGCTCAGACGGTTTTTGTCTGAGTCTCTTTCACTGTGGATGTTAATCTTCGGCTCAGGAACCAAATTGTTCGTAACTGGTAAGAAacacttttctttcccttcactggttccactgttgaaaatgtgatgaaaagagTTTGAACCATGTTTGATTTTTCCTCGTTAGGACAAACTTCCTCTTACAGACTTTCTGAAATGAACAAACGTGTGACAGTGAAATGTCGCTGCACATCAGACAAATcctctttttctgcttcagGTTTGTTCAGAGTCTAAAAAGTCTAAAACGTTTTCTGGAttctcttcagctgctgcagaaggaATCGGAGTTTTCTTTCCTCGCTCCTGAAATAAATTCACTGCTTCACGAGCGTCCGTCGAACCTTCTGCCCCGAGCGCTTTGAGACGGACTCGTTCTCCTTCTTACACCTCAAACGCTCAACTTTCTGTTtcaaaaataagataaattaaCTAAGTTGTCGTCTCAggatgaatattttaaattaaatcagcaTTTTCACAATAACATAAAATCTACTTAAATAATTATGAAAGTTGCTTAAAAATACCAGACTGATATTTAGGTTTTTAATATAATGCCTGCTGATAAATATCAATCTATATATTTTACTAACTCACGGGAAATACATTTAGTATTTAACGTTAAAGATGTTGTTCTGATGAATGCAATTGCCCTTTAATGGCGAATGAGGATTTTTGTGTataaacaataatgagaaatatatttggaataaattaaagataaataGGTTTGTCAatagacaaatgttttttcattttatcccAAATATTTGTCTTATGATAATATTCTTAATATGACTTAAATATTTCTTGTACCACAACTTATATTTGGTTTGATGTAGAATTTGTTAGAAGTTATGAGGGAACATTTCAGTGTAAATACATCATCATGCaattataaatatttagtaCTCAACCGACATAAAATAGATATTTGTATACGTATATATGAATACGTATAAACAAATCGTATATATCTGTCTCAGTATAAAAGATAGTTACACCTTCACACTTTGTAATAAACAACAAATGATGTGACcattaatgttttgtgtgtattagCAACACAATCCTGTAATATTGATAtctttcattgtattttaaatgatagaacatgtacacacattGACAATATGATAGAAATAGTGATAAATATATGAATCTATGATGAAATGAAGTTGAAAGGCTGTGACTGTCGCTCTGATGATACATGTGATGTATAACGATGCCGTGCAGCAGCTGAATCTATCTGTGAAGTATCGATGAGCTGTTTCCAGGATCAGACTGTGAAGTGCAGAGCTGCtgttcatgtgcatgtgtgttgtcaAACGTCAGATACGCCGGTGGTGAAGCCCGTGGTGAGCGTGTACCCGGCAGCATCCAAAGACGCCCTGGACAGGAAGAGCTCCCTGCTGTGTGTGGCCTCGaacatgtctcctcctctggtccAGTTCTCCTGGAcaagacagagggagggtgagaAGCCGTCCcctgcagagggagagcagctggagctcagagaGGAAGGACGCACCGCCTCCATCATGGTGGTCGACCGGGACGCTTCCTACACGTACACATACAGCTGCCACGTCAGGCATGAGGATGTCACAGTGGAGGCCCCGGCAGAGCAAGGTGAAGGAGGTTTGGTGACTGTGGTGAgcttcatgtgtctgtgtctttattcCAGAGCGTGGACTTTCactttgagagcaggacttattgatttcacattttgtaaAGCTTTCGTTCAAACCCCtgcacttgcactcaaatagcctctgcttgtgctcaaactgagGCCAAAACCAGGAtctcagcttcagcttcagcttcacttCTGACAGGAAGCCGGTGTCGTCATGAAGCCGCGGAGGGCCTGCGTACGTGAACCTGGTTAAATTAGCCGCCCGTCCGGCACGCTCACAGATGTGGACACTAACGCACTTACAACGAGGACGggacaatttcatttgtcaatATTACACCTGGAATTCTATTGGTCGGGAAATGTTGACAGATTTGTTGCAAATAACAATCTGAGAGCAGAAGTTTCACGTGCACAGAAGCAACGTGAACACgaggagaagctgaagctggagctgtCATAGccacaaaatatctgagtgcaagcaactaaatatctgagcgcaagcaactaaatatctgagcacaagcaactaaatatctgagcacaagcaactaaatatctgagcacaagcaactaaatatctgagcacaagcaattaaatatctgagcacaagcaactaaatatctgagcacaagcagggtcaGTCTGAGAGTGAATGtggggttttgagtgaaagcattataaaatctgaacatgaaagaTAAGATGAGCTAAGTTCTGCCTTCAAACTAAAAGACCAAGCTCTGAAAAACTCATGTGGAGACTGAGCCCGACTTCTTGAATTCTTTCAGTGGTTTGTGCACTTCCAGCACCGACgcctccagcacagacgactccagcaccgacgactccagcacagacgcctccagcacagacgactccagcacagacgactccagcacagacgactccagcaccgatgactccagcacagacgactccagcacagacgactcaAATACTGACGACTCCAGCtcagacgactccagcacagacgactccagcacagacgactccagcaccgatgactccagcacagacgactccagcacagacgactcaAATACTGACGACTCCAGCACCGACGGCTCCAGCACCGACGACTCCAGCACCGACGCCTCCAGCACCGACGCCTCCAGCACAGACGGCTCCAGCACAGACggctccagcacagacgactccagcacagacgactccagcaccgacgactccagcacagacgactcaAGCACCGGCaactccagcacagacgactccagcaccgaCGGCTCCAGCACCGACGTCTCCAGCACAGACggctccagcacagacgactccagcacagacgactccagcacagacggctccagcacagacgactccagcaccgacggctccagcacagacgactccagcacagacgactccagcaccgaCGACTCCAGCACCGACGGCTCCAGCACCGACgcctccagcacagacgactccagcacagacgcctccagcacagacgactccagcactGACGGCTCCAGCACCGACGCCTCCAGCACCGACGGCTCCAGCACAGACGGCTCCAGCACAGACGGCTCCAGCGGCCTGGGCCTGGTCTGAGCGGcaggtgaagctgctgtgtctgCTCTACACGCTGCTGATGGTGAAGAGTCTGGTTTACTGCTGTGGACTCGCTCTGATCCACATCCTGAGAAACAGGGAGCGTCCGGCCGCTGCACACGAGACGACGgagtttcctgcagcagcttcaacTTCTCACTGACTCCTGTTGAGTTcactctgcttctcttttcacTTCAAACATTTGTCTGAACTGTAACTTTgcaaagtataaaataaaggtttttttatgcTGAAGACATTAAAcatcaaaatgaaacacatcTCATCTCCTTTACATCTGATGTGATCTGACTCCTCGTCTTTGTGCATCAATAATAATTCACACTGACGCTCTTTCACATTAACCCTGTGTTGCATGAATTATTACTTAACATGTTAGAAAcaggttttaatgtgttttatgctgcacaacaagaaaacaagtggtttaaatacaaagtacaaaaataacacaaccgtaatataatgataaatacatattgtttgatacatacatgtatttacTAACAGTGAAGCATGTTCAGTATTTTATCCTCTAGGACAGAAATTAATAACTGAATGAACTTATTTACTAGTGATTTATACAAAAGTAAGAATTTCTTCTGTTGAAACTATGATTTCCAGTtgataaaagtaaaatccagataatgatataaaataaaaaaatattcttaaactaaaaacatgtttttcctgaTAAAAACAGACGTATTGTTTATCACTGTATTTCAGTACGATTGAGATCAACTGTTAACACTTTGCAGTTGAACATTAATATGTTATAAATTCACAGTTTAGTTATTGTAGTTATTCTGCTAATACCCTGATTTGACTCATTAATATTTGTCGGCTGCAGAGGAACTAAAGTTGAACTTCACAAACTTTAaatggatgaaaaacaaatcaggagTCGTGTCCAGATGTGATCCAGGCAGAAATATCCAGATGTTTGAGGACaaagattttcattttgaaaatgtgtgtgactgtaacTGAACCAACAACTAAACCGACGTAAATAAAAATGCGATGACGTCACGTGAACTAAACCACGTTGGTCTCTGCACATGAAGGTTTGTCTGGAAACTAGGACAGAAATTCATCATGgttctgcttttctctttttaacaatCAGGTTTTATCATTATCATGAGGACAAAGTTGTTGACTtgtgtgacactgtgtgtgtgtgttgctgagcGGGCGTCAGGAGTGTGTTCAGCAGCAGATATCAATCTGTTCTCgtggttttaaaaacagcagtcGACAGTTGAGCTGTGTGGTTTCTGTCGAGGGTTTGAACTTCAACAACACGTCGACAGTTACAACCTTCAGACCGTGAGAAACAACTTCCACTCAGAGACAAATCAGCTCTGATCACATATTAATAACAGTTACACAACAGAAAACCtgttatatttctgtctttaaaactgtttttatcctgttgttgttgttgtgacgtCCCTTTCATTCGTTACATTAACACAGTGgtacatttatttgttataatgGTTTTATATGAAGCTGCAATAAAAACGTTGATTTAttctttgaataaaacaaactgtgaaatgtcTCATTGCATTtcttattttgtacttttagaaTGAATAATAAACTGGTTCACTTCTCCAAACCAAGTTCCAAAGTGCTCGAGAAAGTAAAATGAACATGAAGACCAACACACCCAGTGTCAAACAGTCCACTGGACGTCAGAGGACAACAAACACCACATCCCATCCATGCAGCTGAATGTAGGGAGGGAGGCTCGGACCTGGGGGACTCAACCAATCCTGCACATCACATGGCACAGGAGAGCTCCTCGGGTCAGGACTCAGCCGTCCACCTCTGAAGGACGAGGGACGTTCATTTGAAGACAACTATGTCCACATGCTGTCCAGGGAGGACAGCTGGTCTGAACCAGGAGTAAGAGAAGCCGTCTCTGAACAGGAGGTCCAAGGGGaatctcctcaccactatgcacACGGAGACATTGAGCTGAACACTTGGTGTCAATGACTCAGTTTCCAGTGGAGTTTGAATGTGGGGCTCGTGGacacttgatgacatcacaggagcaggatggaggcgggttgtgtttttctgttgtttggttTCCACTGAAGAATCCATCACTTACTTCACTTGTGTTCTGCTCTGACtctgtttacacctgaaactccagaaggttaaagtggtgaggagataagggggggggtcattaatgggtgaactatccctttaagtgactcttcctcctccatcctgctgcagcctcccttcccccccccccccctctctctctctccctctctctctctctctctctctctcgctctctcccccccccccctctctctctctctctcccccctctctctctctctccctctctctctctctccccccccccccctctctctctctctccctctctctctccccccccccccctctctctctctctccctctctctctcccccccccccccccccctctctctctctctctgcggcGGCCGCTCATCACACAGTCAGGACCACAGGACCGAGCCGAGCCGGGACATCTATCGAATAAAGGCACCATGACAGAAACGAGCAAAACCCACGTCATCCTGTTGTCCTGCGGCAGCTTCAACCCCATCACTAAAGGACACATCCATATGTtcggtgagtgtgtgtgtgtgtgtgcgtgtgcgtgtgtgtgtgcgtgtgtgcgtgtgtgtgtgtgtgtgtgcgcgcgcgcgccGTCCAGCAGGGTGGTGCTGAAATGATCGACGGCTCGACACCAAACGCAGAAAACACAATCGAGACAGTAGATGATGTAACCCGGGTCAGAAGGCGGAAGTGTTCCGTGTTAAAGCACCGCAGGCCTCGTGGCGCAGCCCAGAAAAGAAACGCACCTCCAGGATCCTCGGGGATCCTCGGGGATCCTGGAGGTTCAGGCACAAACACGCTGCAAAACACACCGAGTCTCGGGAAAGGGAGGAAACTGGGACACTGATGCCTTGCTCAGCGGCATTTAGAGGGGAGCCAACAGGCCCAGAGCCAGAAACTGATGATTCACAGACGAACATAAGTCTTTAAAGCTACTGGGGAGATTTTATTTTAGTCAAAACTATGTTAAAGTCAATCACAGATGTGGGTGAACCCCGGAATTTAAACCACATTAAATATTAAGGAGTATCGGCCGTAAAcctgtacatttattttgttcatattAAGGAATTAGACCCTcgaaaaatgtatataatatttcaGATAAAGATCAAAACAGCTGATCAATAACAGATAACAGATCAAATTAATCAACATGTAAAGTgtcaacatcaacacaacagagCTGAttgtttccatggaaactgaagaggagaaggaaaaagatTGTCCTACTTAGTTTTTCTCTGTAATTTTATGACtcgtcttttctctctgttagcatgctaatctGTTAGCCTCTGTGGCTTTAACGCTAGCGTCCATGTTGCTGTTTAGCGGCTGTGTTGTCTGCACACCGCGTACACGTCTTCCCACATCGTAACCACGACCTCATGACGTCCATCCGAAGGTGTCGTGTTACGTCTGTTtcacattctgtgtttttttctgtgtgtgtttacagaaaaAGCCAGAGAGTATCTGCACAAAACCGGACGCTTCATCGTGATCGGAGGCATCATCTCACCGGTGCACGACTCCTACGGGAAGCCTGTAAGTAGCTGATTGGTTCGAGGTCCCAGAGCGTGAGTTTCACATGTAGTCAGAGAACGTGGAGCCtcatgcagctgctgctgtttcttctctctgctggaaTTAATGAAGGTCTTGTCCTAGTTTCTCtgcctccacacaaacacatgaataatagATGGAACAGAAAGTGTGAGACGCAGCAGGAACCGGCAGCTCCGTGCTGATGTGAATACACTGGTTCCTCATACATGTTCATCCACCTGTTAACGTTTTGAGAACATAGAACCACTGTGATTGGTTCTATTTCTGTTTCCTCCgacaatgacatcatcagtaaccatgttttaaaacaagaaatgtattgttttggtCATTTTGAATAAATTGATTTTGCAACATAAACCACAGACTCTAAACGTAATGACGAGCCTGTTGTCGAGAGCTGTTTGATGAACACATTCAGTTTTATAACAGCTGTGAGAAGACAGGGTTTGGTTCCGCCTCCTCGGACTCTCTGAGACCTCTAATTGGATGTCTCCGTCCAGCTGATCacgtgtactgtgtgtgtgtgtgtgtgtctgtgtgtgtgtgtgtgtgtgtgtgtgtgtgtgtgtgtgtctgtgtgtgtgtgtgcagggtctGGTGTCCAGTAAACATCGTCTCACCATGTCCCAGCTGGCGGTTCAGTCCTCAGACTGGATCAGGTGAGTTTCTTTCACGTTATtcaggatttttctttctcagtaACGTCTCACTTCAGATTTGATCTAAATCAACTGACGTCACTAAACACTGAGTTTTTACTATTAAACCTTTTTTATGCTTATTTTGTCATGAATAATTGATATCAAGAAAAAAACTTGAAAACAGgtttcctttaaaataaaaaaggtcttTTTATGTGAAAGTTTAGCAGGAAGTAGCAATTTGACGGCTGTGAGGTAAATGATAAGTGAAGTCTGTGTGGAAGCCTGGTTATAAACCAGTTCGATGTCTGATGTGTCAGGGTGGACCCCTGGGAGTGTTACCAGGACACCTGGCAGACGACCTGCAGCGTGCTGGAGCATCACCGGGACCTCATGAAGGTGAGCATCACCAAAGCCTGTTCCTCCTTCCATTCCCTCACTTTGTATCCTGAGCAACGGGAAACATCACGTAACAGGAAACAAAGATCAGACGCGTGTGACAAGAAAATGAGCTAATTCATTTCGGGAAagttcaataaataaacaaataaagacgagataaataaataaacatcagagaaaaatataaaatataaatcagcAAATAAATAAGGCCACTATAAGGAGTTTATAACCAGTAATAAAAAGCTCTTATTTTGATATCactgcctctttatgaccttcAACAGAAAcgagacaatcagggagaatTTTCTTCTA
Above is a window of Hippoglossus hippoglossus isolate fHipHip1 chromosome 17, fHipHip1.pri, whole genome shotgun sequence DNA encoding:
- the LOC117778390 gene encoding flocculation protein FLO11-like; translation: MLLLPAAALCCLCSALVAMAAELTQDQLSLTMRVGDRASFSCGGTDQCGRIFWFQKKDTGTFRQILYIRTRDGYIYKGFNHPQKDDFTAEREQNSWELKIKKVKPSHAATYYCACWKSGTHSEKLLCWREHERNTVELRRFLSESLSLWMLIFGSGTKLFVTASDTPVVKPVVSVYPAASKDALDRKSSLLCVASNMSPPLVQFSWTRQREGEKPSPAEGEQLELREEGRTASIMVVDRDASYTYTYSCHVRHEDVTVEAPAEQVVCAPAPTAPAPTTPAPTPPAPTPPAQTAPAQTAPAQTTPAQTTPAPTTPAQTTQAPATPAQTTPAPTAPAPTSPAQTAPAQTTPAQTTPAQTAPAQTTPAPTAPAQTTPAQTTPAPTTPAPTAPAPTPPAQTTPAQTPPAQTTPALTAPAPTPPAPTAPAQTAPAQTAPAAWAWSERQVKLLCLLYTLLMVKSLVYCCGLALIHILRNRERPAAAHETTEFPAAASTSH